A single genomic interval of Amycolatopsis albispora harbors:
- a CDS encoding GH1 family beta-glucosidase: MSTIPQELATEPELRFPEKFLWGAATASFQVEGSTTADGRVPSIWDTFCARPGAVRNGDTGDPAADHYRLMTKDVRLMAELGLGAYRFSLAWPRIGTDPARPNRAGLDFYRRLVDTLLEHGITPWPTLYHWDLPQSLEDKGGWANRDTAHRFAEYTETVLAALGDRVDTWTTLNEPWCSAFAGYGSGRHAPGRTEPDAAVASAHHLMLAHGLAVGVIRSHGRSSAGITLNLFPVHAANPDDMADVEAARRVDGVQNRIFLEPILQARYPLDVLDDLAPYGISEVIKDGDLSTIAAPIDMLGVNYYRDHHVSGHSDESSGLPSEWVGVEYASFPRRGLPLTDSGWETNPGELTSLLVDLHRKYPRMPLYVTENGAAYPDQLTPDGSIEDRDRVAFLESHLAAAHEAIDRGVDLRGYFYWSLLDNFEWAEGYAKRFGLVHVDYATQRRTPKLSARRYSEIIRDNGLRTDGVS; encoded by the coding sequence ATGTCGACTATTCCTCAGGAACTCGCCACCGAACCGGAGCTGCGGTTCCCGGAGAAGTTCCTCTGGGGCGCGGCGACGGCCTCGTTCCAGGTGGAGGGATCCACCACCGCGGACGGGCGGGTTCCGTCCATTTGGGACACCTTCTGCGCCAGGCCGGGCGCGGTGCGCAACGGGGACACCGGCGACCCGGCCGCCGACCACTACCGGCTGATGACCAAGGACGTGCGGTTGATGGCCGAACTCGGCCTCGGCGCGTACCGGTTCTCGCTGGCGTGGCCGCGCATCGGCACCGACCCCGCCCGCCCGAACCGCGCCGGGCTCGACTTCTACCGGCGCCTGGTGGACACCCTGCTCGAACACGGCATCACCCCGTGGCCCACGCTGTACCACTGGGACCTGCCGCAGTCGCTGGAGGACAAGGGCGGCTGGGCCAACCGCGACACCGCCCACCGCTTCGCCGAGTACACCGAGACGGTGCTGGCCGCGCTCGGTGACCGGGTGGACACCTGGACCACGCTGAACGAGCCGTGGTGCTCGGCCTTCGCCGGGTACGGCAGCGGCAGGCACGCGCCCGGCCGGACCGAGCCGGACGCCGCGGTCGCCTCCGCGCACCACCTGATGCTCGCGCACGGCCTCGCCGTCGGGGTGATCCGCTCGCACGGCCGGTCGTCGGCCGGCATCACGCTCAACCTGTTCCCGGTGCACGCGGCGAACCCGGACGACATGGCCGACGTGGAGGCCGCACGGCGGGTGGACGGGGTGCAGAACCGGATCTTCCTGGAGCCCATCCTGCAGGCGCGTTACCCGCTCGACGTGCTCGACGACCTGGCGCCGTACGGGATCAGCGAGGTGATCAAGGACGGTGACCTGAGCACCATCGCCGCGCCGATCGACATGCTCGGCGTGAACTACTACCGCGACCACCACGTGTCGGGGCATTCGGACGAAAGCTCCGGCCTGCCCTCGGAATGGGTGGGCGTGGAGTACGCGAGCTTCCCGCGCCGCGGGCTGCCGCTGACCGACTCCGGCTGGGAGACCAATCCCGGCGAGCTGACCTCGCTGCTGGTCGACCTGCACCGGAAGTACCCGCGAATGCCGTTGTACGTCACCGAAAACGGCGCTGCCTACCCGGACCAGCTGACGCCGGACGGCAGCATCGAGGACCGCGACCGCGTGGCGTTCCTGGAGTCGCACCTGGCCGCCGCGCACGAGGCGATCGACCGCGGGGTGGACCTGCGGGGTTACTTCTACTGGTCGCTGCTGGACAACTTCGAGTGGGCCGAGGGGTACGCGAAGCGGTTCGGGCTCGTGCACGTGGACTACGCGACGCAGCGGCGCACGCCGAAGCTGAGCGCGCGGCGCTACTCGGAGATCATCCGCGACAACGGCCTGCGCACGGACGGGGTCTCCTGA